In a single window of the Actinomycetota bacterium genome:
- a CDS encoding response regulator transcription factor → MTDALIRVMVVDDHALIREGAKAFLGSVIDMEHVGEAADGREAVTVALACRPDVVLMDLHIPEVDGIAATRAIRNAVPTAAVLVVSMLDDDNNVFAALRAGARGYVLKGAAPAELERAIRGVATGEAVFGPGIADRVLRTFSAPPPTPALPFPELTDREREVLSQLAAGRSNGEIARTLLLSPRTVANHVSSILTKLQASDRTQAALRARDAGLGE, encoded by the coding sequence ATGACGGACGCGCTGATCCGGGTGATGGTGGTCGACGACCACGCGCTCATCCGTGAAGGGGCCAAGGCATTCCTCGGATCGGTCATCGACATGGAGCACGTCGGTGAGGCCGCCGACGGCCGCGAGGCGGTGACTGTCGCGCTGGCGTGCCGACCCGACGTCGTGCTGATGGACCTCCACATTCCCGAGGTCGATGGCATCGCCGCGACCCGGGCGATCCGCAACGCCGTGCCGACAGCGGCCGTGCTTGTCGTCTCCATGCTCGACGACGACAACAACGTCTTCGCCGCGCTACGCGCCGGTGCCCGCGGCTACGTCCTGAAGGGCGCCGCGCCAGCCGAACTGGAGCGAGCGATCCGCGGCGTCGCCACCGGTGAAGCCGTCTTCGGCCCCGGCATCGCCGACCGAGTGCTGCGCACCTTCAGCGCGCCACCGCCCACCCCGGCTTTGCCATTCCCCGAGTTGACCGACCGCGAACGCGAGGTCCTCAGCCAACTCGCCGCTGGCAGGTCCAACGGCGAGATCGCCCGAACGTTGCTGCTCAGCCCTCGCACCGTGGCCAACCACGTCTCCAGCATCCTCAC